From the Methylocystis sp. ATCC 49242 genome, the window GCAGCCGCGCCCGGATCGCGACACGGCTCCGGCGCCGGCATTTACATTCAGCGCGTCCGCCGCGCCGCGGCGCGCGCGAGGGGCCGCACAGGCAGGAGAATAGGGCCGGGACCGCGCAAAACAAAGGTCGCGACGTTCGGCTGCGGGTGAATCCGCATCGGCAGGGAACGCGCCGAAACGGCTTCAATTGACGCTGCGGAAAGAAATAAGCTATGATTTTCAACATGTTAAATGTAAAAGGGCCGCTTCCGGCCCGATGAGGTCAATCAGTGAGCAATGATGTCAAGAGCTTGATGCGCGCAGACGCCAAGAAGCTTCAACCGGGAGACGCTCACTACAGCGCCTATGTCGGCCCGCCGCAGCATTATGACTTCATGGGCGCGAGCCAATTCAGGCTGCTGACCACGCTGGGATTGCGCGACCATCACAGGCTGCTCGATTTCGGATGCGGCTCGCTTCGCGCCGGCCGGCTGTTCATTCCCTATCTGTTGCCGGGCAATTATTACGGGATCGAGCCCAACAAATGGCTCATCGAGGAAGCGATCGAGAAGGAAGTCGGCCGGGACCAGATCCGCATCAAGCAGCCGCATTTCAGCCACAACAGCGACTTCGACTCGCGGGTGTTCGGCGTGAAGTTCAATTTCATCGTCGCCCAGTCCATCTTTTCCCATTGCGGCGCCGATCTGATCGAGGCGGCCCTCGCGGGCTTCAGGGACGTTCTCGAGGACGACGGGCTCGTTCTGGCGACCTTCGTTCATCTCGGCGCAGCCGGGCTCAACGAGGAGTTCACGGACAAGGGCTGGGCCTACCCGCGATGCGTGGCCTACCGTCCCGAGACGATTCTAGGCTTCATCAGAAGCGCCGGCCTCGTCGGCGACTGGATACCGTGGCGGCATTGGCAGGACTGGTACATGATCGGCCGCACGCGCGCCGCGCTTCCGCATAAAAGCAGCTTCGGCCATCTGACGGGCGTCGTCCTGCGTGACCGCGAGCTGAGCGCGGGCCTTTAGGACCCGGAAGGCGCGCGGCGTCATTGGCGCCGCGCGGATGCGCATCGGGCCTATCGGTGATAAGCGCCCGCGCCGAAATCGGCGATCGCCCGCTCAATTTCGTCGGCGGTGTTCATGACGACGGGGCCATGCGCCGCCACCGGCTCGTCGATCGGCGCGCCGGATAGAATCAGTATTTTCGCCTCGCTCAGGGCCTCCAGCGTGATCGCGCCGCCCGTGCGGCTGAGAAGGGCGAAGTCCACGGCCCCCAACTGCCGCTCGCAGTTGATTTCCACGCATCCTGAAAGAACAACGACACAGAGGGTGTGGCCTTCCGGCAAGGTCAGCGCCGTGCGGCGTCCATTCTTCAGGCGAAGGTCCCAGACGTTGACCGGCGTGAAGGTTTCGGCGGCGCCCTTATGGCCATAATGGTCGCCGGCGACGATCCGCACTTCGCCAGCCTCGCCCGGCAGATCGATGACGGGCATGTCCCTGCCGCGAATGGTTTGACGGTCGGGCGCTGACATCTTGTCCCGCGCGGGGAGATTAACCCAGAGTTGCGCCATCTCGAGCGGGCCGCCTCTCGCGGTGAAGTCCTGCGAATGGCGCGCTCCCTGCAATATCCCGGAAGCCGCCGTCATCCATTGAACGTCGCCCGGCGCAAGGAGGGTCGCCTCTCCCGTCGAGTCGCAATATTCGACCTCGCCCTCGAAGACGAGCGTCACAATTTCGAAGCCGCGGCAAGGATGCGGCGCGACGCCGCGAGGTTCGCGCCCGGGAGAGAAGGAAATCGAGCTCGTATATCTTAATAAAAGAAATGGGTCGATATGTTCGTTAAAGGTGTCATGTGAAAATAACATTCGCATTGGAAACCCGTCTCCGATCCATTTAGGTCCAGAAGCAGCAAAAATACCAAGTATTCTTCTCATCTCCCCAGCCTCACCGCATCACAAGCTTGATCGTTGCTATTTTTTGCTTGTCTTCATTCATATCGTTGCTTAAGTTGATGCGGAAGATGATGAATTTTGATCTCTGCGTTCCATTACATGGACGATGACATGGACAATGTGCCGTGCGAGACCTGAACGACCTCTATTTTTTCGTGCGTGTTGTCGACAATGGCGGCTTTGCTCCCGCCGCCCGCGTGCTGGGAGTGCCGAAATCGCGGCTCAGCCGGCGGTTGGTGCTGCTCGAGCAGCGCCTCGGCGTGCGGCTGCTCCAGCGTTCCACGCGAAGCTTCGCCGTCACCGAGATCGGGCGGGAATATTACCGCCACTGCAAGGAGATGCTCGAGGCGGCCGATGCGGCTCAGGAGGCGATCGACCGCTTCCACGCCGAGCCGCAGGGCCGGGTTCGGGTGACCTGTCCGCCCGGCCTCGTCCATTTCCGGATCGGCGATCTCGTCTCGCGTTTCATGGATCGGTATCCGCTCGTTCAGGTCTATCTGAAGAGCACGAGCCGTCCGATCGATGTCATCACCGACAGTATCGACGTATCGATTCGCGTGTCCACTCCACCGCTCGAGGAGGGCGATCTCGTCAGACGCATTCTGGCGCAAAGCCCCCAGCGGATCGTAGCCAGTCCGGCCTTCCTCTCCAGATTCGCCCCGCCGCAGACGCCGGCTGAACTTTCAGCGCTGCCGACCATCGACATCGGGCCGCCGAGGAGCCTCTATCAATGGCGTCTTGAAGGGCCGGACGAGGAAACGCTGCTCGTCTCCCATCAGCCGCGCCTCGTCACCGACGATTTCGTGCAGATGCGGCTCGCGGCGCTGCACGGGATCGGGGCGGCTCATCTGCCGGCCTTCGCGGTGGACGACGATCTGGCGACCGGCGCGCTCGTGGAGATCATGCCGCAATGGCGGCCGCGAACGGGAATCGTCTACGTCGTATTCCCCTCGCGGCGCGGCGTGCAGCCGGCCGTTCGCGGCATGATCGACTTTCTCGCTGCGGAATTCGCCAGATTTCACGACGCCGCCAATGGCGTCGCCAGGAACTCCGGCTAAACCCCCTCGACCGCGCCCGACGTTCTGGCTCCGGCGAAAAGCAGTTTTTCCAGCTCCGCGTCCGGCGCGGGCTTGGTGAGGTGGAAATCGAAGCCGGCGGCGCGGACCTGTTCGGAAATCTGCTTCTCGCCCCAGCCGGTCAGCGCGACGAGCGTCGCTTTTTCGCCGCCGGGCCGCGCGCGCAGGCGGCGGGCGGTTTCGTAGCCGTCCATGCGTGGCATGCCGATGTCGAGAAAGACGAGGTCGGGCCTGAAGGCGTCGAAGGCGGCGACGCCCGCCGCGCCGCTGTTTTCCGTGCGAACCACGGCGCCATAGGTTTCGAGCAATATCGCAAAGCTGCGGGCGACGTCGACGTCGTCGTCGACGACGAGGATGCGGCGCGAGCAGCGCGCGGCGCCCGAGTTCTCCGGCGGCTGCGCCTCCTGCGTCCCGGCCGTCGCGGCGAGAGGCAGGCGGATGGTGAAGGTCGTGCCGCGCCCGAGGCCCGCGCTCTCGGCCTCCACCGAGCCGCCCTGCAGCTTCAGAAGGCTGCGCACCAGCGCAAGTCCGATGCCGAGCCCGCCCTGCGCGCGCCCCAGCGTGCGGTCCACCTGGGTGAAGAGATCGAAGACGCGCGGCAGCATCTCCGGCGGAATGCCGAGGCCGCTGTCGGTCACCGTGATGACCGCCTCGCGCCCGCGCCGATCGGCCCGCACCACGATCTCGCCGCCGGGCTCCGTATATTTCGCCGCGTTGTTGAGCAGATTGGTGAAGACCTGCGTCATGCGCACGGGATCGGCGTCGAGGGGCAGGGGCGCGTCGGGCAATTCGACGCGCAGCGCATGGCCGCCGCGGTCGATGACCGGCCGGCTCGTCTCCACGGCCTGACGAATCACGGCCGCGAGGTCGATCCTTTCGATCATCAGCTCGATCTTGCCGCGCGTGATGCGCGAGACTTCCAGCAATTCGTCCACGAGGCGGATGAGATGGCCGACCTGCCGATCGATGATCTCGACGAGCGCGCGGCTGTTTTCCCCATCCGGCCCGGTCAGCGACATGCGGCGCAGGACATGCGCGGCGTCGTGGATCGGCGCGAGCGGATTGCGCAGCTCATGAGCGAGCGTCGCCAGAAACTCGTCCTTGCGCCGGTCGGCGGCGATCAGCGCCTGTTCGGTCTTCTTGCGCTCCGTCACGTCGCGCAGCACGCCGAGCACCGCCGGCCGGCCGCGATATTGTATCCGGCGCGCGCGCAGCTCCATGTCGATCGGCGGGCCGCCCGACTTCGGCACGGCGCGCGCCTCGTAATTGCCGGGCGGCTCGGGTCCGTCGCCGATCCGCTGCGCGAAACGCTCGTTCCACAGCGGCAGGCATTCGGGCGCGATGACCTTGTCGAAGGGCATGTCCCAGAATTCCGCCGGCGTGTAGCCGAGCATCGCCGGCAGCGCGGCGTTGGCGAAGACGAAACGATAATCCTGCGCGACGAAGACGCCGTCGCCCAGCGCCTCGATCAGCGTGCGGTGACGCTCCTCGCTCTCGCGCAGAGCCTCTTCGGCGCGCTTGAGCGAGGTGATGTCGAGAAACGCGCCAACGGCGCCGTTGGTCTCGCCGTTTTCGTAATGGAGCGGCGCGGCCTTGGCGTAGACAGTGACCGTCCGGCCGTCGGGCCTCACGATCTCCAATATGTCGCTGACGAGTTCGCCGGCGAGCGCGCGCTGCAGCGGCAGCTCGTCGACGGAGAGTTTGCGCCCCTGCCGGAACACGCGGAGGGCGGGCGCGTCCGGCGCGGTCATGGAGAGTTCGGCGCCCGGCGTGGTCCCGAGCAACTCCTCGCAGGCCCTGTTGCCTCTCATGTGATCGCCGCGCGGATCGAGGGCGATGGAGACGCCGATCGGCA encodes:
- a CDS encoding class I SAM-dependent methyltransferase, with the protein product MSNDVKSLMRADAKKLQPGDAHYSAYVGPPQHYDFMGASQFRLLTTLGLRDHHRLLDFGCGSLRAGRLFIPYLLPGNYYGIEPNKWLIEEAIEKEVGRDQIRIKQPHFSHNSDFDSRVFGVKFNFIVAQSIFSHCGADLIEAALAGFRDVLEDDGLVLATFVHLGAAGLNEEFTDKGWAYPRCVAYRPETILGFIRSAGLVGDWIPWRHWQDWYMIGRTRAALPHKSSFGHLTGVVLRDRELSAGL
- a CDS encoding pirin family protein, yielding MRRILGIFAASGPKWIGDGFPMRMLFSHDTFNEHIDPFLLLRYTSSISFSPGREPRGVAPHPCRGFEIVTLVFEGEVEYCDSTGEATLLAPGDVQWMTAASGILQGARHSQDFTARGGPLEMAQLWVNLPARDKMSAPDRQTIRGRDMPVIDLPGEAGEVRIVAGDHYGHKGAAETFTPVNVWDLRLKNGRRTALTLPEGHTLCVVVLSGCVEINCERQLGAVDFALLSRTGGAITLEALSEAKILILSGAPIDEPVAAHGPVVMNTADEIERAIADFGAGAYHR
- a CDS encoding LysR substrate-binding domain-containing protein; the encoded protein is MRDLNDLYFFVRVVDNGGFAPAARVLGVPKSRLSRRLVLLEQRLGVRLLQRSTRSFAVTEIGREYYRHCKEMLEAADAAQEAIDRFHAEPQGRVRVTCPPGLVHFRIGDLVSRFMDRYPLVQVYLKSTSRPIDVITDSIDVSIRVSTPPLEEGDLVRRILAQSPQRIVASPAFLSRFAPPQTPAELSALPTIDIGPPRSLYQWRLEGPDEETLLVSHQPRLVTDDFVQMRLAALHGIGAAHLPAFAVDDDLATGALVEIMPQWRPRTGIVYVVFPSRRGVQPAVRGMIDFLAAEFARFHDAANGVARNSG
- a CDS encoding PAS domain S-box protein; this encodes MSTPVAGAERTAEELVRGILDSLPQHIALLDRDGVILAVNEPWRRFARQGGARPEAVLEGANYLAACRAAAETGDATAREALAGLTKLFSGACDAFTFEYPCATPERELWFEMHASRAAFGVSKFVVSHADVTTRKNAEEALRESERRERRHAAELEAILDTVPIGVSIALDPRGDHMRGNRACEELLGTTPGAELSMTAPDAPALRVFRQGRKLSVDELPLQRALAGELVSDILEIVRPDGRTVTVYAKAAPLHYENGETNGAVGAFLDITSLKRAEEALRESEERHRTLIEALGDGVFVAQDYRFVFANAALPAMLGYTPAEFWDMPFDKVIAPECLPLWNERFAQRIGDGPEPPGNYEARAVPKSGGPPIDMELRARRIQYRGRPAVLGVLRDVTERKKTEQALIAADRRKDEFLATLAHELRNPLAPIHDAAHVLRRMSLTGPDGENSRALVEIIDRQVGHLIRLVDELLEVSRITRGKIELMIERIDLAAVIRQAVETSRPVIDRGGHALRVELPDAPLPLDADPVRMTQVFTNLLNNAAKYTEPGGEIVVRADRRGREAVITVTDSGLGIPPEMLPRVFDLFTQVDRTLGRAQGGLGIGLALVRSLLKLQGGSVEAESAGLGRGTTFTIRLPLAATAGTQEAQPPENSGAARCSRRILVVDDDVDVARSFAILLETYGAVVRTENSGAAGVAAFDAFRPDLVFLDIGMPRMDGYETARRLRARPGGEKATLVALTGWGEKQISEQVRAAGFDFHLTKPAPDAELEKLLFAGARTSGAVEGV